From a region of the Chitinophaga caseinilytica genome:
- a CDS encoding Crp/Fnr family transcriptional regulator: protein MDIKEQLRQHFLQIVSLTDEEFEYVWTHFTFKKYRKRQFLIQEGDTVKYHYWVAKGLIKSSYTDESGKEHILQFAMEDWWISDYQALYNHSPASLTVDCIEDSEVLALSDEDRQKLTREIHAFSNFFLQKKNGGYVGLQQRILLLLFKNPRERYERLQQLQPRLLQRVPKVLLASYLGVSRESLSRLYQGEL, encoded by the coding sequence ATGGATATTAAAGAACAGCTCCGCCAGCATTTTTTACAGATCGTCAGCCTCACGGATGAGGAGTTCGAATACGTATGGACACACTTCACTTTTAAAAAGTACAGGAAAAGGCAGTTTCTCATCCAGGAAGGCGATACCGTCAAGTACCATTACTGGGTGGCGAAGGGCCTGATCAAGTCCAGCTATACCGATGAATCGGGTAAGGAACACATTCTCCAGTTTGCCATGGAAGATTGGTGGATATCCGACTACCAGGCGCTTTACAACCATTCTCCCGCTTCTTTGACGGTAGATTGTATTGAGGACAGCGAGGTGCTGGCGCTTTCCGACGAAGACCGTCAAAAACTAACCCGGGAAATACATGCTTTCTCGAATTTCTTCTTACAGAAGAAAAACGGCGGATATGTCGGTCTCCAGCAACGGATATTGCTGCTGCTATTCAAAAATCCCCGCGAACGATACGAGCGATTGCAGCAATTACAGCCGCGCCTGTTGCAAAGGGTTCCGAAGGTATTGCTGGCTTCTTATCTGGGTGTTTCCAGGGAAAGCCTTAGCAGATTGTATCAGGGCGAGTTGTGA
- a CDS encoding type 1 glutamine amidotransferase domain-containing protein has protein sequence MNVLKILIVLTSHSQLGDTGHKTGFWVEEFAAPYYALADAGAQITIASPQGGQPPIDPKSESPESQTDATRRFFADKALQEKLASSIPLTQINPAEYDAIFYPGGHGPLWDLTNNRTSIALIEQFYNNGKPVAAVCHAPAVLLHAKKANGEPLVKGLTVTGFSNNEEEAVQLTKVVPFLLEDELKKNGGVYSKGPDWSSYVLKDGLLITGQNPASSEEAAKQLLELLKK, from the coding sequence ATGAACGTCCTCAAAATTCTCATCGTACTAACTTCCCATAGCCAGCTCGGCGATACGGGCCATAAAACCGGGTTCTGGGTTGAAGAATTCGCCGCGCCCTATTATGCACTGGCTGATGCAGGCGCACAAATCACCATTGCCTCCCCGCAAGGAGGTCAGCCACCAATTGACCCGAAAAGCGAATCGCCTGAATCGCAGACCGATGCCACCCGCAGGTTTTTCGCTGACAAAGCGCTCCAGGAGAAACTCGCCTCCTCCATTCCTTTGACACAGATCAACCCGGCAGAATATGATGCCATATTCTACCCCGGGGGCCACGGGCCGCTTTGGGATTTAACAAACAATAGGACTTCCATCGCGCTAATTGAGCAATTCTACAACAACGGGAAGCCTGTAGCCGCTGTGTGCCACGCTCCCGCCGTGCTCCTGCACGCTAAGAAAGCCAACGGCGAACCGCTGGTGAAAGGCCTTACAGTAACCGGCTTCTCCAATAACGAAGAAGAAGCCGTACAACTAACGAAAGTTGTTCCCTTCCTGCTGGAAGACGAACTCAAGAAAAACGGCGGTGTTTATAGCAAAGGTCCCGACTGGAGCAGCTATGTCCTGAAAGACGGGCTACTCATTACCGGCCAAAACCCGGCATCTTCAGAGGAAGCTGCAAAGCAATTACTTGAACTATTGAAAAAATAA
- a CDS encoding DUF6443 domain-containing protein, whose translation MRLRFFVNLLLFTSAAFSQQPDNSMPPAKTARAIPQPLPSGAKVNFVRTWSPNQPTTDRAIAYRATDIGATPESTDYFDGLGRLLQTVNRGVAPLAKKDLVTPVLYDAYGRVAFQYLPYISPSADGALKKNAFAEQKACFDALLTTADNNKEDIYYGKTDFENSPLNRVVKAMSPGNNWAGSGRGISKRYLVNAASDEVRRWNVTTIITGNVPFSNVASPGIYPAEELQKNITIDELGKQTVEYLDKDGQMILKKIQIAPAPGANHTGWLCTYYVHDTQGNLHFVIPPKAVEMLPSAGWTISPALSKSLCFRYEYDSRNRMIIKKIPGADSIEMVYDQRDRLVLLRDGNLRAVGGKWLATLYDNLNRPIMTGIYASTNTHGQLIIAQSTSPGTNSILPAHLDPLTYTFYDNYTYPGAKAAQSSYFTKPQPGTNPYPEAITVNSQAKGLVTGTKVRVLETSQFLMTTQYYDPKGRLIQTISDNHNNGVDITTNLYDFSGKLLSTYQYLNNPSAGAAGVIRLLTNRTYDHAGRLIKVTKQLNDNAAFRRDIATNYYDALGQLQRKEFRRASGNIVESMTYTYNIRGWLKGINRNYVKGAETRYFGQELHYDAGFTNREYTGNIAGTTWRGTKISTPNAYGYLYDAAGRLLRANFTQSTSTNTWGKTLHNYDSWMGDGTNYTTAYDANGNIRRMQQWGAKGTSTNSKIDDLTYTIYDSTGLTASNKLYKVVDAVNDPKSTLGDFTDQQPAAAFDYAYDRNGNLTRDENKKISAIRYNHLNLPKSITLTSKGSISYMYDANGRKLAKIVTDNTVTPARITRTDYLGPAVFGNNILQLITHEEGRIRPLASGGFTYDYFLKDHLGNVRMVLAEDNPSKQAYVASMEPKQAVVENSLFSNIDDSRSNKPPAIRTIRNPAPIPPWHGSTATIPAGGSAPALS comes from the coding sequence ATGAGATTACGATTCTTTGTTAACCTGTTACTTTTCACTTCGGCCGCTTTTAGTCAGCAGCCAGACAATAGCATGCCTCCAGCAAAAACGGCACGCGCCATTCCGCAACCATTGCCTTCTGGCGCGAAAGTGAATTTTGTTCGTACCTGGTCACCCAACCAGCCAACTACCGACCGCGCGATTGCATACCGCGCTACTGACATCGGAGCCACTCCCGAGTCTACCGACTACTTCGACGGCCTGGGGCGCTTATTACAAACGGTCAACAGGGGCGTTGCTCCGCTCGCAAAAAAGGATCTTGTAACACCGGTACTATACGATGCGTACGGCCGGGTTGCTTTCCAATACCTGCCATATATAAGTCCCTCGGCCGATGGAGCCCTTAAGAAAAATGCGTTTGCAGAACAGAAAGCATGCTTTGACGCGTTGCTTACCACCGCCGACAACAACAAGGAAGACATCTATTATGGCAAAACGGATTTTGAAAACTCGCCGTTAAATCGCGTCGTCAAAGCCATGTCGCCGGGCAATAATTGGGCAGGCTCCGGCCGCGGAATTTCCAAAAGATACCTGGTAAACGCCGCCAGCGATGAAGTAAGGCGATGGAATGTAACTACTATAATTACTGGTAACGTGCCCTTTTCAAATGTCGCCTCGCCGGGAATTTATCCCGCCGAAGAACTACAGAAGAACATAACGATTGATGAGCTAGGCAAGCAAACGGTTGAATATCTTGACAAAGATGGCCAAATGATCCTGAAAAAAATTCAGATCGCGCCTGCACCAGGTGCCAACCATACCGGGTGGCTTTGCACCTATTACGTGCACGACACCCAGGGAAACCTGCATTTCGTAATACCACCCAAAGCAGTTGAAATGCTACCATCTGCAGGTTGGACGATCAGCCCTGCATTAAGCAAATCCCTCTGTTTCCGGTATGAATATGACAGCCGAAACAGAATGATCATCAAAAAAATACCGGGTGCGGATTCCATAGAAATGGTATACGATCAACGGGACCGACTCGTATTGCTGCGCGACGGCAACCTCCGCGCCGTGGGCGGCAAGTGGCTGGCAACGCTCTACGACAACCTGAACCGGCCGATTATGACCGGCATATATGCCAGTACAAACACTCATGGCCAACTGATCATTGCCCAAAGTACATCACCCGGTACCAATTCCATCCTGCCAGCCCATCTCGACCCGCTGACCTACACCTTCTACGACAACTACACTTATCCGGGAGCCAAGGCCGCCCAATCCAGCTATTTCACCAAGCCCCAACCGGGTACCAACCCGTATCCGGAAGCCATTACCGTTAATTCACAGGCCAAGGGGCTAGTTACCGGCACGAAAGTCCGCGTGCTGGAAACGTCCCAATTCCTCATGACCACCCAATACTATGACCCCAAAGGCCGGCTGATCCAGACAATCAGCGACAATCATAATAACGGGGTGGACATTACGACCAACCTTTATGACTTCTCCGGGAAGCTGCTCAGCACCTACCAATATCTAAATAATCCTTCTGCCGGCGCTGCTGGCGTCATCCGTCTGCTGACAAACCGAACATACGATCATGCCGGTCGCCTTATCAAAGTGACCAAACAACTCAACGATAACGCTGCCTTTAGACGGGACATCGCTACGAATTACTACGACGCCCTCGGCCAGCTACAGCGGAAGGAATTCAGGCGCGCTTCAGGCAACATTGTAGAAAGCATGACCTACACGTACAATATCCGTGGATGGCTCAAAGGAATTAACCGCAACTATGTGAAAGGCGCTGAAACCCGGTATTTTGGACAGGAACTGCATTACGATGCAGGGTTCACCAACAGGGAATACACCGGCAATATCGCGGGAACCACCTGGAGGGGCACCAAAATCAGTACCCCCAATGCCTATGGCTATCTTTATGATGCGGCGGGCCGGCTCCTCAGGGCGAACTTTACACAATCCACCAGCACAAATACATGGGGAAAAACCCTCCATAATTACGATTCGTGGATGGGCGATGGCACCAATTACACCACCGCTTATGATGCCAATGGAAACATCCGGCGGATGCAGCAATGGGGCGCGAAAGGAACCAGCACCAATTCCAAGATTGATGATCTAACCTACACAATTTATGATTCGACGGGATTGACAGCCTCAAACAAACTGTATAAAGTTGTGGATGCCGTCAACGATCCAAAGTCGACACTGGGTGATTTTACCGACCAGCAACCTGCCGCTGCCTTCGATTATGCTTATGACAGGAACGGGAACCTGACACGGGATGAAAACAAGAAAATCTCAGCGATTCGCTACAACCACCTAAACCTGCCGAAATCCATCACTTTAACAAGCAAAGGCTCCATTAGTTACATGTATGACGCCAATGGTCGCAAACTTGCCAAAATAGTCACCGACAATACCGTTACGCCTGCGCGCATCACACGGACCGACTACCTCGGGCCCGCGGTATTCGGAAACAACATCCTGCAGCTGATCACCCATGAAGAGGGCCGCATAAGACCGCTTGCCAGCGGGGGCTTTACTTACGACTATTTCCTCAAAGATCACCTCGGCAATGTACGCATGGTATTGGCGGAAGATAATCCGTCGAAGCAAGCCTACGTCGCCAGCATGGAACCTAAGCAGGCCGTTGTTGAAAACTCCCTCTTCAGTAATATCGATGACTCCAGGTCAAACAAGCCCCCGGCTATCCGGACGATCCGCAATCCAGCACCAATACCGCCGTGGCACGGCTCAACGGCAACGATCCCCGCAGGAGGATCGGCCCCAGCCTTGTCCTGA
- a CDS encoding glycohydrolase toxin TNT-related protein (This protein contains a domain related to Tuberculosis Necrotizing Toxin, which is the C-terminal effector domain of outer membrane channel protein CpnT, and which has a lethal NAD+-glycohydrolase activity.), with protein MARLNGNDPRRRIGPSLVLKVQTGDTINLGARAFYKSAAIGKQQNTSVTAADMATALLSAFGKTTIPAPGTHGSGGGPQSPPFGNDFVSNSWQRLRDKEPQSPPNTNRPKAYLNFVLFDEQFKLVEGSSGVRQVAASPDQLQTLAVNNLVMKQSGFLYVYTSNEAPQDIFFDNIILVLAGTPVLEETHYYPFGLVMEGLSEKVLYNPVNKEQKFQGQPFDDDLGLNWYGFKFRNHDPQIGRFIQADPLSDKYVYNSTYAFSENHVTAHVELEGLEKISIQGLWQKAGISSNTDVKEFAKGVGKALKDSDNLSKASILLGQFSVLTIVGVATSGIGSGTLFSRGLQGMRNASFRIGRMPLTINSDVSGTAISTNTEIAIGIETSTAKTSSTTMALTNYWPRNGGALNEWSNEFLTPGAQIDRFGSGFGKYLSPRYTPIEMRALPPDNTGVYNAFKVVKPFEVQSSTIAPAFNQIGLGKQYLSPVNVNTLLKKGIIIPVQ; from the coding sequence GTGGCACGGCTCAACGGCAACGATCCCCGCAGGAGGATCGGCCCCAGCCTTGTCCTGAAAGTGCAGACCGGAGATACGATAAACCTGGGCGCAAGGGCATTTTATAAATCCGCAGCGATCGGAAAACAGCAAAATACCTCCGTAACCGCCGCCGACATGGCCACGGCGCTACTGAGTGCCTTTGGGAAGACGACCATCCCGGCTCCGGGGACCCATGGTTCCGGCGGTGGTCCACAAAGCCCTCCATTCGGGAATGATTTCGTCAGCAACAGTTGGCAACGGCTCCGGGACAAAGAGCCACAAAGTCCCCCCAATACCAACCGCCCGAAAGCATATCTCAATTTTGTGCTGTTCGACGAACAGTTTAAACTGGTAGAAGGATCCAGTGGCGTTCGGCAGGTTGCAGCCAGTCCCGACCAATTGCAGACGCTGGCTGTAAATAACCTGGTCATGAAACAATCTGGCTTCTTGTATGTTTATACCAGCAATGAAGCGCCCCAGGATATATTCTTTGATAATATTATCCTAGTATTGGCAGGTACCCCCGTGCTGGAAGAAACACATTATTATCCGTTTGGGCTCGTCATGGAGGGCTTAAGCGAGAAAGTCTTGTATAACCCAGTAAATAAAGAACAAAAATTCCAGGGGCAACCATTTGACGATGATCTGGGGCTAAATTGGTATGGATTTAAATTCAGGAATCACGATCCGCAAATTGGTAGATTTATCCAGGCAGATCCTTTATCTGACAAGTACGTGTATAACTCCACGTACGCTTTTTCCGAAAATCATGTGACGGCACATGTTGAGTTGGAAGGATTGGAGAAAATAAGTATACAGGGGTTGTGGCAAAAGGCAGGAATTTCAAGCAACACAGATGTAAAAGAATTTGCAAAAGGAGTCGGTAAAGCGCTAAAAGACTCGGACAATCTTTCTAAGGCTAGCATTTTGTTGGGACAATTTTCCGTACTCACTATTGTCGGAGTTGCAACGAGTGGAATAGGTTCTGGAACTTTGTTCTCACGGGGATTACAAGGCATGAGAAACGCGTCTTTTAGAATAGGCCGCATGCCTCTTACTATAAATAGTGACGTATCGGGCACAGCAATTAGTACTAACACCGAAATTGCAATAGGGATTGAAACTAGTACTGCTAAGACCAGTAGTACTACGATGGCATTAACAAACTATTGGCCGAGAAATGGAGGTGCGTTAAATGAATGGAGCAATGAGTTCTTGACACCTGGGGCTCAAATAGATCGATTTGGATCAGGATTTGGAAAATACTTGTCTCCAAGGTACACACCTATTGAAATGAGGGCTTTACCTCCAGATAATACAGGAGTTTACAATGCCTTTAAAGTTGTCAAACCATTTGAAGTTCAATCGTCGACCATAGCGCCAGCATTTAACCAAATAGGCTTAGGGAAGCAATATTTATCCCCTGTTAATGTCAACACGCTGCTAAAAAAAGGTATTATTATTCCAGTTCAATAA
- a CDS encoding GreA/GreB family elongation factor yields the protein MQKKQQPIFRKDDYEVIQTCLQEGARESTFGPAVVESLLADFKKGRLVSKEAFPADVVRLNSRVVIQETDKPKEMEVTVVLPEQADIKQRKISVMAPVGVALIGFGKGQEVMWQVPGGKKKFTIKEVFNEQD from the coding sequence ATGCAAAAGAAACAGCAACCTATTTTCAGGAAGGATGACTATGAAGTGATCCAGACCTGCCTGCAGGAAGGCGCGAGAGAGAGTACTTTCGGTCCGGCAGTCGTGGAATCGCTGCTGGCGGATTTCAAGAAAGGCAGGCTGGTGAGCAAGGAAGCGTTCCCCGCAGACGTAGTGCGGCTCAATTCCCGGGTGGTTATCCAGGAAACGGATAAGCCCAAGGAAATGGAAGTGACCGTTGTTTTACCTGAACAAGCCGATATCAAACAAAGAAAAATATCCGTTATGGCGCCCGTGGGCGTTGCCCTCATTGGTTTTGGAAAAGGCCAGGAAGTGATGTGGCAGGTGCCCGGCGGGAAGAAAAAGTTTACGATTAAAGAAGTGTTTAACGAACAAGACTGA
- a CDS encoding outer membrane beta-barrel protein, translating to MNRINHAILGLTALLLAQGAQAQNIPQKMYLKVAGGYFFSVSPGQFPDVGPYPPRDIRNNVNPATGAVTEVFEKVLTGSYGEGVRGGISIGYNFNKNVAIEGTFNYYHSKNNLMTRNVSVFEGLNNDAARIESDGHVNAVDFAPSLVLSPGYEKFNPYVRFGFVVPLWGRLFIETEAMRISRPAGLPLPAGAMVRTDISRKEEIKPNPTIGFQGAMGFNYNVSRRIDVFAEAEYRNVPVRSKSKEVTEYNETNKVVNLQSGQELSQLPGRSISDLSTAERETKYVTVLDEGSNTPTGTSGSKTTYKNDNAPANDLKSYINIGGLGLNAGVRIKF from the coding sequence ATGAACCGGATAAACCATGCAATCCTGGGGTTGACAGCGTTATTGTTGGCCCAGGGCGCACAAGCCCAGAATATCCCCCAAAAGATGTATCTCAAGGTAGCCGGCGGTTACTTTTTCAGTGTTTCGCCCGGCCAGTTCCCGGATGTTGGTCCATATCCTCCCAGAGACATCCGTAACAACGTGAACCCGGCTACGGGCGCGGTTACGGAAGTATTCGAGAAGGTGTTGACGGGGTCTTACGGCGAAGGGGTGCGCGGCGGCATTTCCATTGGGTATAATTTTAACAAGAATGTGGCCATCGAGGGTACGTTCAACTATTACCACAGTAAGAACAACCTCATGACGCGGAACGTCAGCGTGTTCGAGGGGCTGAACAATGACGCGGCCCGCATTGAGTCGGACGGACACGTGAATGCGGTCGATTTTGCGCCGAGCCTCGTGTTGAGCCCGGGTTATGAGAAATTTAACCCTTATGTGCGCTTCGGGTTCGTGGTGCCGCTGTGGGGCCGGTTGTTCATCGAAACGGAAGCCATGCGGATAAGCCGTCCTGCGGGGCTGCCGCTGCCTGCGGGCGCCATGGTGCGCACGGATATTTCCCGGAAAGAGGAGATCAAGCCGAACCCTACCATTGGTTTCCAGGGGGCGATGGGCTTTAACTACAACGTTTCCCGCCGGATAGACGTGTTTGCCGAGGCGGAATACCGCAATGTGCCGGTCAGGAGCAAGAGCAAGGAGGTTACCGAATACAACGAAACCAACAAAGTGGTGAATTTGCAGTCGGGCCAGGAATTAAGCCAGCTTCCGGGCCGGTCGATCAGCGACCTCAGTACGGCCGAGCGCGAAACCAAATACGTGACCGTGCTGGATGAAGGTTCCAATACGCCTACGGGCACATCCGGCTCCAAAACGACTTATAAGAACGATAATGCCCCTGCCAACGACCTGAAGTCGTACATTAATATAGGAGGTTTGGGCTTGAATGCGGGTGTTCGCATCAAATTCTGA
- a CDS encoding cytochrome-c peroxidase, translating to MKQSVTLILALCAGWMICWAACGRKPETFDARIRTMLLVQTDTLQRRTDSLLAMAERGESETALQAAFLDCRRAYKQLEWFSEYYAPGTSRLLNGPPLPEVETEETKMSDPAGLQVVEEALYPLERESLAPAVRSFAASIIALRRTANNTLFDTAHVFDAARMAMFRLAALGLSGFDTPLSRQGIAEARETLLSVKFLMGMIGAPDTLLRRFETVTATATGSPDAFDFAGYYATQLHPLSRAMTNWYNVSGHTQVKELLAIDPLAGSLFDSGAIRAAFFVHQPDAIPTPEKIALGKLLFHDPKLAGTGNRSCASCHNPEKAFTDGLARNVSLHGGMPIARNTPTVMYAGLQQGQFYDMRSPTLENQVMDVLQNPHEMRSSAANVAQWISRDPVMRRMFVQAFPEMGDSVRPRFVMAAIAAYIRSLQPFSSPFDAFMRGDGEIGEEERRGFNVFMGKAKCATCHFLPLFNGTAAPAFTSTESEVLGVLTSPNIRRLDGDSGRYVHVPLEPLLFAFKTPTLRNIAKTAPYMHNGAYRTLAEVVDFYDTGGAAGIGISLPNQTLPPDSLRLTPLEKQDLVRFLESLTDR from the coding sequence ATGAAACAATCCGTAACTCTTATTCTGGCGCTTTGCGCGGGATGGATGATCTGCTGGGCGGCCTGCGGCCGGAAGCCGGAGACCTTCGACGCGCGCATCCGTACGATGCTGCTGGTGCAGACAGATACTTTGCAGCGGCGGACAGACAGTTTGCTGGCCATGGCCGAGCGGGGCGAAAGCGAAACGGCGCTGCAGGCGGCTTTCCTGGATTGCCGGCGGGCGTACAAGCAGCTCGAGTGGTTCAGTGAATACTACGCGCCCGGCACGTCGCGGTTGCTGAACGGGCCGCCGTTGCCGGAAGTGGAAACGGAAGAAACGAAAATGTCCGATCCTGCCGGGTTGCAAGTGGTGGAAGAAGCTTTGTACCCGCTGGAAAGGGAATCCCTCGCGCCTGCGGTCCGTTCTTTCGCGGCGTCTATCATCGCCCTTCGGCGGACGGCCAATAATACCCTTTTCGATACCGCCCACGTGTTCGACGCGGCGCGCATGGCGATGTTCCGCCTGGCGGCGCTGGGTTTGAGCGGGTTCGATACACCCCTCAGCCGGCAGGGCATCGCCGAAGCGCGGGAAACGCTGTTGTCCGTGAAATTCCTCATGGGGATGATCGGCGCGCCGGATACGTTACTTCGCCGCTTCGAGACAGTGACTGCCACTGCGACGGGCTCGCCGGATGCGTTCGATTTCGCGGGATATTATGCCACGCAGCTGCATCCGTTGTCGCGCGCGATGACGAATTGGTATAACGTTTCCGGGCATACGCAGGTGAAGGAATTACTGGCCATCGATCCGCTGGCGGGCTCGTTGTTTGACAGCGGCGCAATCCGGGCGGCGTTTTTCGTCCATCAGCCGGATGCTATCCCTACACCGGAAAAGATCGCGCTGGGAAAGCTGCTATTCCACGACCCGAAACTCGCCGGCACCGGAAACCGCAGCTGCGCATCGTGCCACAACCCGGAAAAAGCGTTTACGGACGGCCTGGCCAGGAACGTATCGCTGCACGGCGGTATGCCCATTGCGCGGAATACGCCGACGGTGATGTATGCGGGCCTGCAACAGGGCCAGTTTTACGATATGCGCTCGCCCACGCTGGAGAACCAGGTGATGGATGTGCTGCAGAATCCCCATGAAATGCGATCTTCCGCCGCAAACGTAGCGCAATGGATTTCCCGCGATCCGGTGATGCGCAGGATGTTCGTACAGGCGTTCCCGGAAATGGGGGATTCCGTGCGGCCGCGTTTCGTGATGGCGGCCATAGCGGCTTACATCCGTTCGTTGCAGCCGTTCTCTTCGCCGTTCGATGCGTTCATGCGGGGCGATGGGGAGATCGGGGAGGAGGAGCGCCGAGGGTTCAACGTATTCATGGGCAAAGCGAAATGCGCCACCTGTCACTTTTTGCCGCTTTTCAACGGAACGGCGGCGCCGGCGTTCACTTCCACGGAATCCGAAGTATTGGGTGTGCTGACATCGCCCAACATCCGCCGGCTCGACGGCGACAGCGGCCGCTATGTGCATGTGCCGCTGGAGCCATTGCTTTTCGCTTTCAAAACCCCTACGCTGCGCAACATCGCGAAAACGGCACCTTACATGCATAACGGGGCTTATCGTACGTTGGCGGAAGTGGTGGATTTTTACGATACGGGTGGTGCTGCCGGCATCGGAATATCGCTTCCCAACCAGACCCTGCCGCCCGATTCGCTGCGGCTCACGCCTTTGGAAAAGCAGGATCTCGTGCGCTTCCTCGAAAGTTTGACGGACCGTTAG
- a CDS encoding glycosyltransferase family 87 protein yields MSKKRFTLAWLGEKEWLAMLLWFGLSMVVGIKEFAVHNYNNYTIFKHVYLHTINGQTIYGPYPDVYFDVNNYGVLFSVLIAPFALMPDWLGSVLWVLTNAAVLMLAIRTLPLGRIQQNLIMIFASHELMAASSYFQFNPIVAACIIFGYTLMRKEKDFWAACFIMFAAFTKLYGIVGLAFFFFSRHKLKLIGSLILWSAIWLVLPMAISSPEFVLRSYREWYEALVLKNDKNAQIDHGVVLQDISAMGFIKRTFRLPYLPNIVVMGPALVLFAAQYIWLKYCHDVRYQLLILCSTLLFTVLYSSSSESPTYIIAFPAACIWFMLQPRSTAANIFFVYLLIGTSFSHSDLVTAWVKRNLVVPYAAKAMPSLILWLLIVYQVLSRKFLRWPEPGTQFSH; encoded by the coding sequence AGTGGCTGGCGATGCTGCTCTGGTTCGGGTTGTCTATGGTGGTGGGCATCAAGGAATTCGCTGTCCATAATTATAACAACTATACGATCTTCAAGCACGTATACCTGCATACCATCAACGGTCAAACGATCTATGGGCCTTATCCCGACGTTTATTTTGACGTGAACAACTACGGTGTGCTGTTCAGTGTGCTGATCGCGCCGTTTGCCCTCATGCCCGACTGGCTGGGGAGCGTGCTGTGGGTGCTCACCAACGCGGCGGTGCTGATGCTGGCCATCCGGACCCTGCCGCTGGGGCGTATCCAGCAGAACCTCATCATGATCTTCGCGAGCCATGAGCTGATGGCGGCGAGCAGTTATTTCCAGTTCAACCCCATCGTGGCCGCGTGTATCATTTTCGGCTATACGCTGATGCGGAAGGAAAAGGATTTCTGGGCCGCGTGCTTCATCATGTTCGCCGCATTTACGAAGCTCTACGGGATCGTGGGGCTGGCGTTCTTCTTCTTTTCCCGCCACAAGCTCAAATTAATCGGCAGTTTAATACTCTGGAGCGCGATATGGCTCGTGTTGCCCATGGCGATCTCTTCGCCGGAATTTGTGCTCCGCAGTTACCGCGAGTGGTACGAGGCGCTGGTGCTGAAGAACGACAAGAACGCGCAGATCGACCATGGCGTGGTGTTGCAGGATATTTCCGCTATGGGCTTCATCAAGCGCACGTTCCGCCTGCCTTATTTGCCGAACATCGTAGTGATGGGCCCGGCGCTGGTGCTCTTCGCCGCGCAGTACATCTGGCTGAAATACTGCCATGACGTGCGCTACCAGCTGCTGATCCTCTGCTCCACGCTGCTGTTCACGGTACTGTATTCCAGCAGCTCCGAATCGCCCACCTACATCATCGCATTCCCCGCGGCCTGCATCTGGTTCATGCTGCAACCGCGGAGCACGGCGGCGAATATATTCTTCGTGTACCTGCTCATCGGCACCAGTTTCTCGCATTCCGACCTGGTGACGGCCTGGGTGAAACGCAACCTGGTAGTGCCTTACGCGGCAAAAGCGATGCCCAGTCTTATTTTGTGGCTGCTCATCGTGTACCAGGTGCTTTCGCGGAAGTTCCTGCGCTGGCCGGAACCGGGAACGCAGTTTTCACATTAA